The DNA window tttgacATTTAACATTTCACCATAGTTCGATATTGTGACCTCCATGATCCAAGTTGAGTATCATTCaagatgttttaatgttttcttggAAACACTGTATGTAGGGACTCAAAAATATTTCCTAACTGTACATAcatgtcaaaaacatttttatttaaattatcccataaatatatattattatttgacatatataaaatagattCATATTTAAAGTTATCAATCTAACATGGAATTATGTTCATATATTAaacccacattttttttttcatttcaggaATTTCATCTGTGGACAAGAAGGCTTATGGGAAGATTGGGCTAAGGGCCTTCTGCTATTACATGGTCAACACAATTATTGCTGCATTCACTGGCATTGCCTTAGCTGTTCTTATCCAGCCAGGGAAATCATCCAGAACTGCCTCAGTGTCCTCTAGTGGTCATCCACAGGCTGTGCAGACTGTGGATTCCTTTCTAGATCTAATCAGGTGTGTATCAAACTCTCTTTACAGGGAACCTGTAACGATACAACTGGCAGTTAAAACACCTAATCAGTGTTTTTGCTTTATAGAAACATGATTCCCTCCAATCTGGTGGAAACTTGTTTCCGAAAGGTAAGATCTGCGACGGCTATTATTTGTTCTTTATTCATACCATCACTGTTTCAAACTTACCAACGGTTAACATTTGATTATACTTTTTATCTAGCACAAATCCGGTTATTCTGGGAGTGTTTCTACAGGAAAGAGTCTTGATGTCATCAATATGACTGAGACCAGTGAAAACAGTGAGATTCCTTTCTTTGTTCTATATCTTGTAATTTGGAGATGAAACCAAATGTTTGTCTAACCCAATGTCCCTTGTGTTGGTTTAATATGTCATCTGCCTGATCTTCATTATTGTTGTTACATTGTCACTCCACCACCTGGTCTTAACAACATTCCTGGGATCCCTATAGATCACACAGTACCAGTACTAGTACCAGGCACCATAGACAGAATCAATATTTTGGGTCTATTGTGCTTCTCTGTTGCGTTTGGACTCATCCTGGGCAGTATGGGCACAGAGGGAAAACCTCTGAGGGATTTCTTTGACTGCCTGAACAAAGCCATTATTCATCTGATCAACATATTCATTTGGTAAGAACAGGAGGCGTTCATCAAGATGAACTGGCTGTGTGTTGTCTTGTTAATGTGCCATTTCATTTGTATTAGCTATCAATTTTTTGCTGATATCTCTCCAGAGACTCAGGCCCAGCAGCAGTCATCTCTAgtgcttatttattattttttagtgTTGGTAACACTCattaataaccatcatttataaacaaTACATTGatattaaacttagttaatagttacttTGATGTTACTAAACAATGACATTATAAtttatgtttactaattattagtaatgctataatttctgtgtATCtatgtaatatgaaataattagattataaatgttattttgtatcatagctgatgagggacgataacaattacattctgaatacattagtaaactattaacattttattgttgcaaaatgtataacattgtatatactatattatgtatTTGTGTTAATGATtcccaaatgatttgtaaacctttaagaaatcatttgtaaagcatctataaacattacatagatagatgtacCAGAAACCAATGattatctaaataatgtttatatatgttttacaaagcatttctttaaggtttacaaataatatcttaattaacaaatacttatatatatatatatacaatgttataatgtgtgcaacaataaactgttaataataaataaataataaattatagcattactaattattagtacttattattataacattattaattatcatttcattgtttgttaacagtaaaataactataaacTGAGTTTAATTAGCTATCAATTTACCACTTATAAATGATGGTCATTATAAATTGTTACCGCAGTGGATAATTTGCTTTTGCGGTCAGGTTTTGACGTGTGATAAACAATTAATTGTCCGTGTGTTTGTTACATGCCTGAAGTTGATTGCTTCAGATTTGCTGCGTGCACTTGTGTGCTCGATCACGCTAgatatgaaatattttgagaACATACTCAAATATGGATACAGTCACTGACACCTTCAACATTGAGCTTCTCTCATTGCCTCTCCTCCGCTGTGTCTCACCAGGTATACCCCAGTGGGAATCCCCTTCCTGCTGGCAGGACAGATTTTGAAGATTACAGACATTGGAGAGATAGGTCGAGTAGTTGCCATGTATACTCTCACCGTGATCACTGGCCTCCTAATCCACGGCCTCCTCACTCTTCCCCTCATCTATTTCGTGGTCACACGAAAGAATCCCTTCAGGTTCATGGTTGGTGTACTCCAGGCTCTCACCACTGCCTTTGGGACTGCATCAAGGTGAGTTAGAGTCTTGATATTAAACATAATACATAGCAGACACATGCACAACGGTTGAATGGCAGCTAACTTAATGAaccactttttgttttttcacagtTCTGCAACCCTACCTGTTACCCTCTACTGTATGGAGGAAAATCACAACATGGACAAACGAGTGACGCGCTTCCTGCTCCCTGTAGGGGCCACAATGAACATGGATGGTGGAGCACTCTATGAATCTGTAGCTGCTTTATTCATTGCCCAGATTAATAATGTGGACTTTGACGTGGGTCAAATTATTGTCCTCAGGtaagataaacaaaacacatgaaGCTCAGACTGctcaaatattattatttttcaattaattcatTAACTTATTTCTGTGAGTTACTGAAGACTTAGCAGACAAAGAGATGGAAAAGTACAGTCCTTACATCGGACTAGTTCCCATAGAGTTGAAGGGGTTTCTTCTCAATGCTTAAACAAAAATGGAAACTTTCTGTGCGTGGATCCACAAACATGAGTGCTCAAGCATAGGAGCAACATGTAAATGGGTTGTGTCTGTTTTCTTATACACCAACAAGGATTACATTACATAACCATCACTGTTTCTCCTGTTCAGTTTGATTGTCACATCTGCAAGCACTAGTGCAGCAGGCATCCCACAGGCCGGCATGGTAACCATGATGATTGTGTTGGAATCAGCTGGACTGCCCACTGAAGACATATCACTGCTCATTATGATGGATTGGATCCTGTGAGTGCACATTCAACCAATATCAGTTTCAGATCTTGAGAGTgagaacatttttggaaagtttgACCATTTTAGCTTCACTTCTTCAGAGGTGTGTTTGAGGTTTTTGAGTTTAAAGTTAGGGTGAAGGTTCGGAATAAACATATAGTGAACGGTTGGAATTGGAGGTTAGTGAGTACATTACATGAA is part of the Sebastes umbrosus isolate fSebUmb1 chromosome 12, fSebUmb1.pri, whole genome shotgun sequence genome and encodes:
- the LOC119498118 gene encoding excitatory amino acid transporter 1-like, which translates into the protein MLPNPNDLSELDSVEVTELQETQTYHKCNKPSGHVSTSQNGSKVMAFLKRNAFVVLTMASVALGIGLGFALRHINMTARDVKYLTFPGELLLRLLQMLVLPLVISSVIAGISSVDKKAYGKIGLRAFCYYMVNTIIAAFTGIALAVLIQPGKSSRTASVSSSGHPQAVQTVDSFLDLIRNMIPSNLVETCFRKHKSGYSGSVSTGKSLDVINMTETSENNHTVPVLVPGTIDRINILGLLCFSVAFGLILGSMGTEGKPLRDFFDCLNKAIIHLINIFIWYTPVGIPFLLAGQILKITDIGEIGRVVAMYTLTVITGLLIHGLLTLPLIYFVVTRKNPFRFMVGVLQALTTAFGTASSSATLPVTLYCMEENHNMDKRVTRFLLPVGATMNMDGGALYESVAALFIAQINNVDFDVGQIIVLSLIVTSASTSAAGIPQAGMVTMMIVLESAGLPTEDISLLIMMDWILDRLRTPINVLGDCIGVSVVQHLSRHELQRSSPTEKSLVEESSLI